A single Arachidicoccus sp. BS20 DNA region contains:
- a CDS encoding DNA adenine methylase produces MAGKPAKPFLKWAGGKTQLIGVIEKALPKNIAHTNYTYIEPFVGSGAVLFWVLNNFPNLKKAIINDINKDLINTYKTIASRPSELISILQILQNEYHSLEGNEDNKKLYYYQKRELYNSRKETQSGQAALFIFLNRTCFNGLYRVNRKNEYNVPMGSYKKPTICDQENILAVSEALQKVEILCGDFEHTLEYADNNTLFYFDPPYKPLSETSSFNSYAKDEFNDNEQVRLKEFCSKLDMLNHTWILSNSDVKGKDENDNFFDNLYSDFNIQRVEAKRNINANPEKRGKLKELLITNQVNSKNYVRAI; encoded by the coding sequence ATGGCAGGAAAACCGGCAAAACCTTTTTTGAAATGGGCAGGCGGCAAAACACAGCTCATCGGCGTTATTGAAAAAGCGCTGCCTAAAAACATAGCACATACAAATTATACCTACATTGAACCATTTGTTGGTAGCGGTGCAGTTTTATTTTGGGTACTCAACAACTTCCCAAACTTGAAAAAAGCCATAATTAACGACATCAACAAAGACCTGATAAACACATACAAAACCATTGCTTCACGACCAAGCGAACTAATCTCAATTTTGCAAATTTTGCAAAACGAGTATCATAGTTTAGAAGGTAATGAAGACAACAAAAAACTTTATTACTACCAAAAAAGAGAATTATACAATTCAAGAAAAGAAACACAAAGCGGACAAGCTGCTTTGTTCATTTTTCTCAATCGTACTTGCTTCAATGGATTGTACAGAGTGAACAGAAAGAACGAATATAATGTTCCAATGGGTAGTTACAAAAAACCGACAATTTGCGACCAAGAAAACATTTTAGCAGTTAGCGAAGCCTTACAAAAAGTTGAAATTTTATGTGGAGATTTTGAACATACTTTGGAATATGCTGACAATAATACTCTTTTTTATTTCGATCCGCCATACAAACCATTAAGCGAAACTTCGAGTTTCAACTCTTATGCAAAAGACGAGTTTAATGATAACGAGCAAGTAAGATTAAAAGAATTTTGTTCAAAGTTGGATATGCTAAATCATACTTGGATTTTAAGCAACTCTGATGTGAAAGGGAAAGATGAAAACGATAATTTCTTTGACAATTTGTATTCAGATTTCAATATTCAAAGGGTTGAAGCAAAAAGGAACATTAATGCAAATCCTGAAAAGAGAGGAAAATTAAAAGAGTTACTAATAACCAATCAAGTGAATAGCAAAAATTATGTCAGAGCAATTTAA
- a CDS encoding type II restriction endonuclease — protein sequence MSEQFKIFLSQLSETNATLDYFTDFKKIKSNVNKIAIKLNQLNYLIGKENLKEAVNELYEENPKVFEVLDILIAIRKNKNAKTFNNKGEIVLLDTYFTSPELILEYIEETGLAEIFRNKDVTNLVDYVFGIEVGLDTNARKNRGGDNMSKAVSLIFDKAGVFYKKEVNNTIFPEIISLGADVKRFDFVIKTKKKTYLIETNYYNGGGSKLNETARAYSDVAPKINQYKNYEFVWITDGQGWFSAKNKLEEAYNIIPSLYNLTTLEDFIKKIQEEQIISEW from the coding sequence ATGTCAGAGCAATTTAAAATCTTCTTATCGCAACTTTCGGAAACTAATGCAACGCTTGATTATTTCACGGATTTCAAGAAAATAAAAAGCAACGTAAACAAAATTGCAATCAAACTCAATCAGTTAAATTACCTGATTGGAAAAGAGAATTTGAAAGAAGCCGTAAATGAGCTTTATGAAGAAAATCCGAAAGTCTTTGAAGTTTTGGACATCTTGATTGCTATTCGTAAAAATAAAAACGCCAAGACATTCAACAACAAAGGCGAAATTGTTTTGTTGGACACTTATTTCACTTCGCCTGAACTGATTTTGGAATACATCGAAGAAACAGGTTTGGCAGAAATTTTTAGAAATAAAGATGTTACCAATTTAGTTGATTATGTTTTTGGAATTGAGGTTGGTTTAGATACAAATGCAAGAAAAAACAGAGGTGGCGACAATATGTCAAAAGCCGTTTCACTTATTTTCGACAAAGCAGGAGTTTTCTATAAAAAGGAAGTTAACAATACGATATTTCCAGAAATTATCAGTTTGGGAGCAGATGTAAAACGTTTTGATTTTGTCATCAAAACCAAAAAGAAAACGTATCTGATTGAAACCAATTATTACAATGGTGGTGGTTCAAAACTGAATGAAACTGCAAGAGCCTATTCTGATGTTGCGCCGAAAATAAATCAATACAAAAACTACGAATTTGTTTGGATAACAGACGGACAAGGTTGGTTTTCAGCAAAGAACAAATTGGAAGAAGCGTACAACATCATACCAAGTTTGTATAACTTGACAACGCTTGAAGATTTTATCAAGAAAATTCAAGAAGAACAAATAATTAGCGAATGGTAA
- a CDS encoding DNA-methyltransferase — translation MLKPYFKSSDKDFCLLHGDTMELLPEFEHKFDMVFADPPYFLSNNGLSIQNGEIVSVNKGKWDKSEGFEFINDFNRKWLSLVRNKMKDDATIWISGTIHNIFSVGQILMELGFKILNIVTWEKTNPPPNFSCRYFTFSTEQIIWARKNEKVPHYFNYELMKQLNGDKQMKDVWKLPAIASWEKTCGKHPTQKPLSVLTRLILASTKPNAWILDPFAGSSTTGIAANLLNRRFLGIDQEEDFLTISKNRKLEIENPKIAATYRQKIGGFNDKKELELFLVEEPKTEYKSEINFNQKRAIC, via the coding sequence ATGCTTAAACCTTATTTCAAATCTTCGGACAAAGATTTCTGTCTTCTTCATGGAGATACGATGGAGCTTTTGCCTGAATTTGAACATAAGTTTGATATGGTTTTTGCCGACCCTCCCTATTTTCTATCGAATAACGGGCTTTCTATTCAAAACGGAGAAATTGTAAGTGTCAATAAAGGAAAGTGGGATAAATCAGAAGGATTTGAATTTATCAACGACTTTAATCGTAAATGGCTTTCATTGGTACGTAACAAAATGAAAGATGACGCAACTATTTGGATAAGCGGAACAATACACAATATTTTTTCAGTTGGACAAATTTTGATGGAATTAGGTTTCAAAATCCTGAACATCGTGACTTGGGAAAAGACCAACCCTCCGCCAAATTTTTCTTGTCGCTACTTTACGTTTTCAACCGAACAAATTATTTGGGCAAGAAAAAATGAAAAAGTTCCTCATTATTTCAACTATGAACTAATGAAACAACTGAATGGCGACAAACAAATGAAAGATGTTTGGAAATTGCCAGCCATTGCTTCGTGGGAAAAAACGTGTGGCAAGCATCCGACACAAAAGCCTTTATCCGTTTTGACAAGACTTATTTTGGCTTCGACCAAACCCAATGCTTGGATTTTAGATCCATTTGCGGGCAGTTCGACAACCGGTATTGCTGCAAACTTGTTGAACAGACGATTTTTAGGAATTGACCAGGAAGAAGATTTTTTGACAATCAGCAAAAACAGAAAATTAGAAATTGAGAATCCTAAAATTGCAGCGACATACAGACAAAAAATTGGTGGTTTCAACGACAAAAAAGAACTTGAATTATTCCTCGTCGAAGAACCAAAAACTGAATATAAATCAGAAATAAACTTTAACCAAAAACGGGCGATCTGTTAA